One window of the Eucalyptus grandis isolate ANBG69807.140 chromosome 6, ASM1654582v1, whole genome shotgun sequence genome contains the following:
- the LOC104449269 gene encoding adenine phosphoribosyltransferase 1 — translation MLSLQKLATSLSAPLSRRIEARSITRAPPGTIAAAHRRRGTAGRANRGPSLSSGMATSFEHSNGVRKVAKAARDQHMASQGGQDPRLAKIASSIRVIPDFPKPGIMFQDITTLLLNPEAFKDTIDLFVERYREQNISVVAGVEARGFIFGPPIALAIGAKFVPMRKPNKLPGEVISEEYSLEYGTDTMEMHVGAVQPGDRALIVDDLIATGGTLCAAIKLIERVGAEVVECACAIELPELKGRDRLGDKPLFVLVSSDI, via the exons ATGCTGTCCCTTCAAAAGCTCGCGACGAGCCTCTCCGCTCCTCTGTCGCGGAGAATCGAAGCCCGCAGCATAACCCGAGCCCCTCCGGGAACCatcgccgccgcccatcgccgccgGGGCACGGCCGGGAGGGCGAATCGGGGGCCGAGCTTGAGCTCCGGGATGGCGACGAGCTTCGAGCACAGTAATGGCGTGCGGAAAGTGGCGAAGGCGG CGCGAGATCAACACATGGCGTCCCAAGGCGGTCAGGACCCTCGTCTCGCCAAGATCGCCTCTTCGATCCGCGTCATCCCAGATTTCCCCAAGCCAG GGATTATGTTTCAGGATATAACGACGTTGCTTCTTAATCCTGAGGCGTTTAAGGATACTATTGATCTGTTTGTCGAGAGGTACAGAGAGCAAAATATCTCTGTTGTGGCAG GTGTTGAAGCAAGAGGATTTATTTTTGGTCCTCCCATTGCATTGGCTATTGGTGCAAAATTTGTCCCAATGAGAAAACCCAACAAATTACCTG GGGAAGTCATCTCAGAGGAGTACTCATTGGAATATGGAACAGACACGATGGAGATGCATGTAGGAGCTGTGCAACCAGGGGACCGTGCCTTGATAGTAGATGACCTTATAGCAACGGGTGGAACATTGTGTGCAGCAATCAAGCTTATTG AGCGTGTTGGGGCAGAAGTGGTTGAATGTGCATGTGCCATTGAATTACCGGAGCTAAAG GGTCGAGATCGGTTGGGCGACAAGCCACTATTTGTTCTGGTGAGTTCAGACATTTAG